The genomic segment TGCCTGGGCGGCAAAAGCCTCATTCAACTCTATTATATCTATCTGATCAATTGTCAAATTAGCTTTCTTCAATGCTTTTTTGATTGCAGGGATGGGGCCCAATCCCATATAGGCTGGATCTACACCGGCGCTTGCCCATGCAATTATCTTTCCAATGGGTTTAATACCTAGCTCCAAAGCCTTCGTTTTCGACATAACGACTACGGCAGATGCAGCATCGTTTATCCCTGATGCATTTCCGGCTGTTATTGTCCCATCCTTCTTGAAAACAGGCGGTAACTTGGCCATCTTTTCCAAAGAAGTCTCCATCGGTCTTTCGTCGGTATCAAAGACGATCGGCTCTCCCTTTTTTTGTGGCACGGTCACAGGAACGATCTCTTCTTTAAAAAGGCCATCTTTTATGGCCTGTCTTGCCCTCTGGTGGCTCATAAGTCCGAACTTGTCCTGCTCTTCCCTAGAGATACCATACTTCTCAGCAATGTTTTCTGCAGTGACACCCATATGATAACCATAGAATATCTCCCAAACCCCATCGAGTACCATAAGATCGACAGCTTTCGCGTCAAACATTCGGGCACCCCACCTCATGGCTGGAAGGGCAAAAGGAGCCATGCTCATATTCTCCATACCGCCTGCAACGATAATATCCGCGTCTCCGGATAGGATGGCCTGAATAGCACATATTATTGCCTTAAGCCCTGAGGCACAGACTTGGTTCACAGTATAGGCGGTCGTCTCCTTGGGTATCCCGGCGTATATACTTGCCTGCCTTGCGGGATTCTGTCCCTGACCGGCCTGAATAACACAACCCATTATTACCTCATCGATTATAACCTCTTTTAGGGAATCATCATAATCGTAATATT from the Thermodesulfobacteriota bacterium genome contains:
- a CDS encoding acetyl-CoA C-acetyltransferase codes for the protein MREAVIVSCVRTPIGQFGQSLKDVPCVELGAIVIKEALKRAGIRPSRSKDLEYAPQIFGGNTRTELEDKYYDYDDSLKEVIIDEVIMGCVIQAGQGQNPARQASIYAGIPKETTAYTVNQVCASGLKAIICAIQAILSGDADIIVAGGMENMSMAPFALPAMRWGARMFDAKAVDLMVLDGVWEIFYGYHMGVTAENIAEKYGISREEQDKFGLMSHQRARQAIKDGLFKEEIVPVTVPQKKGEPIVFDTDERPMETSLEKMAKLPPVFKKDGTITAGNASGINDAASAVVVMSKTKALELGIKPIGKIIAWASAGVDPAYMGLGPIPAIKKALKKANLTIDQIDIIELNEAFAAQAIACIRELNISMDKCNLFGGGISLGHPIGCTGARLVTTALHAMKRMNLKYGLVSMCIGGGMGLAAVLEREE